A DNA window from Eremothecium cymbalariae DBVPG#7215 chromosome 3, complete sequence contains the following coding sequences:
- the YRA2 gene encoding Yra2p (similar to Ashbya gossypii AER449W), whose product MRERYMERPAPPPIKRIRFTDIPLSVSDEEIDNLIKGFPTPVYSRFYVHQDTRTAVFGFPNLEDLEKCAQMYEGLELHGQQVNVELFEQGSRKPYVGSSRSYHLAGRIGGEFSDKPSRQQRSHQQRSHQQQDSHHKPKSRRGVRQPQPTTEDLDAELDAYMNGD is encoded by the coding sequence ATGCGGGAAAGGTATATGGAGAGACCTGCACCGCCACCTATAAAACGCATACGCTTCACAGATATTCCGTTATCTGTTAGcgatgaagaaattgataatTTAATTAAGGGTTTCCCTACTCCTGTGTACAGTAGATTTTACGTTCATCAGGATACCAGAACAGCAGTTTTTGGATTCCCAAACTTAGAAGATCTGGAGAAATGTGCTCAGATGTACGAGGGATTGGAGTTGCATGGTCAGCAGGTCAACGTAGAGCTTTTTGAGCAAGGCTCTAGGAAGCCATATGTAGGTTCATCTAGAAGCTACCATTTAGCCGGTCGAATTGGTGGAGAGTTTAGTGATAAACCTAGCCGTCAACAACGCAGCCATCAACAACGCAGCCATCAACAACAGGACTCTCATCATAAACCTAAAAGTCGCAGAGGGGTAAGGCAGCCTCAACCCACTACTGAGGATCTAGATGCGGAGTTAGATGCTTATATGAATGGCGATTAG
- a CDS encoding NMT1/THI5 family protein (similar to Ashbya gossypii AER451W), translated as MSTNKISFLLNWQPAPYHIPIYLASTKGYFKEQGLDIAILEPTNPSDVTELIGSGKVDMGLKAMIHTLAAKARGFPVTSVGSLLDEPFTGLLYLKGSGITEDFQSLKGKRIGYVGEFGKIQLDELTKHYNMNPEDYTAVRCGMNVAKYIKEGKIDAGIGIECIQQVELEEYCREQGRPITDAKLLRIDKLACLGCCCFCTILYICNDKFLKENPLKVKKFLTAVKKATDFVLERPEEAWKEYLDFKPQLNTELSLKQYQRCYAYFSSSLFNVHRDWKKVTSYGKRLEVLPPDYVANYTNDYLSWAEPNEANDPLEAQKLMVIHQEKCRDNGGFKRLEVNLKA; from the coding sequence ATGTCCACaaataaaatttctttcttgctAAACTGGCAACCAGCTCCATACCATATTCCCATCTACTTGGCATCAACCAAGGGTTATTTCAAGGAGCAAGGCTTGGATATTGCCATTTTGGAGCCTACAAACCCATCAGATGTGACTGAATTAATTGGTTCAGGCAAAGTGGACATGGGTTTGAAGGCTATGATCCACACCCTAGCAGCCAAAGCTAGGGGATTCCCGGTTACCTCTGTTGGTTCTTTGTTAGACGAGCCATTTACTGGTcttttatatttgaaaggTAGTGGTATTACCGAAGACTTCCAGTCGTTGAAAGGCAAAAGAATTGGTTATGTCGGTGAGTTTGGGAAAATTCAATTGGATGAGTTAACGAAACATTACAATATGAACCCTGAGGACTATACCGCTGTTAGATGTGGTATGAATGTCgcaaaatatattaagGAAGGTAAGATCGATGCAGGTATCGGTATTGAATGCATCCAGCAAGTTGAGCTGGAAGAATACTGTAGAGAACAGGGCAGACCTATTACTGATGCAAAGCTGCTAAGAATTGACAAATTAGCCTGCTTaggttgctgctgcttctgcaCCATCTTGTATATCTGCAATGAtaaatttttaaaggaaaACCCATTGAAGGTCAAAAAGTTCTTGACTGCAGTGAAGAAAGCGACAGACTTTGTTCTAGAACGGCCAGAGGAGGCATGGAAGGAGTACCTTGATTTCAAGCCTCAACTAAACACTGAATTATCACTGAAGCAATATCAAAGGTGTTATGCCTACTTCTCCTCTTCCTTGTTCAATGTCCATCGTGACTGGAAGAAAGTTACCAGCTATGGTAAGAGACTAGAGGTGCTGCCACCGGACTATGTGGCTAACTACACCAATGATTATCTCTCTTGGGCAGAGCCAAACGAGGCCAATGATCCTTTAGAAGCCCAGAAATTGATGGTTATCCACCAGGAGAAGTGTAGGGACAACGGTGGATTTAAGAGGTTAGAAGTTAACCTGAAAGCTTAA
- the TRP3 gene encoding bifunctional anthranilate synthase/indole-3-glycerol-phosphate synthase (similar to Ashbya gossypii AER446W) yields the protein MSKRVVLIDNYDSFTWNIYEYLCQEGAVVTVHRNDAISVDGVEALKPDILFISPGPGHPSKDSGISADCIRYFAGKIPVFGVCMGQHCIYEVFGGVVGSAGEIVHGKTSPIHHDSKGIFKGVPQGVLATRYHSLAGLKDTLPDSFEVSAWTENDIIMGIRHKEYTIEAVQFHPESILTEEGHLMIKNMLSTTGGTWADNFNAQEANLTAQNSILDQIYLKRQKDLELQSGTPGLRFADLEANFKLGLAPPILDFYKKLATAPGSVSILAEIKRASPSKGDISINVIAAQQALKYANAGASAISVLTEPYWFKGCLEDLVNVRKVFDVEFSPEERPCILRKEFIFSKYQILEARLAGADTVLLIVKMLTQEKLKDLYEYAKSLDIEPLVEVSSKEELDRALELNARVIGVNNRDLNSFNVDLGVTSSLVKYIPDGTLLLALSGISSGKEAEKYKIEGVRGLLVGEALMKSDDVDAFIQELVK from the coding sequence ATGAGCAAGAGGGttgttttgattgataACTATGATTCATTCACttggaatatatatgagTATCTTTGTCAGGAAGGTGCTGTTGTGACTGTTCATCGCAACGACGCAATTTCAGTGGATGGGGTTGAAGCTTTAAAACCTGATATTCTATTTATTTCTCCTGGGCCAGGCCATCCTTCCAAAGATTCGGGTATTTCTGCGGATTGCATTAGGTATTTTGCAGGTAAGATTCCGGTCTTTGGTGTCTGCATGGGTCAGCATTGTATATATGAGGTCTTTGGAGGGGTAGTAGGTTCTGCGGGAGAAATTGTTCATGGCAAGACATCCCCTATACATCATGACAGCAAGGGGATCTTTAAGGGTGTTCCTCAGGGTGTGCTTGCTACCAGGTATCATTCCTTAGCTGGTTTGAAGGACACTCTACCAGATAGTTTTGAAGTCAGTGCCTGGACGGAAAATGACATAATCATGGGGATAAGACATAAAGAGTATACTATTGAAGCGGTGCAGTTTCATCCTGAGTCTATTCTTACGGAAGAGGGGcatttgatgataaagaaCATGTTAAGCACTACAGGTGGTACTTGGGCTGATAATTTCAATGCACAGGAGGCAAACTTGACTGCTCAGAACTCCATATTGGACCAAATTTATCTAAAAAGACAGAAGGATTTGGAATTGCAGTCTGGCACACCTGGTTTGAGGTTTGCGGACTTGGAAGCAAACTTTAAGTTGGGCCTAGCCCCTCCTATTTTGGATTTCTACAAGAAATTGGCTACCGCTCCAGGTAGTGTATCGATTTTGGCTGAAATCAAGCGTGCTTCTCCTTCCAAGGGCGACATTTCTATTAATGTAATCGCCGCTCAACAGGCTCTAAAGTATGCTAATGCTGGAGCATCTGCCATTTCAGTGTTGACTGAACCCTATTGGTTTAAAGGTTGTTTAGAGGATCTCGTCAACGTTAGGAAGGTTTTCGACGTTGAGTTTTCTCCGGAGGAAAGGCCATGCATCTTGAGAAAGGAATTCATATTTAGCAAGTATCAAATACTTGAAGCTAGATTAGCGGGTGCAGATACTGTTTTGCTCATCGTTAAGATGCTTACTCAAGAGAAATTGAAGGACTTGTATGAATATGCTAAAAGTCTAGACATTGAGCCCCTAGTTGAGGTGAGCTCAAAAGAAGAGCTTGATCGCGCCTTGGAGTTGAACGCCAGGGTCATTGGAGTAAATAACAGGGATCTGAATTCCTTTAATGTTGATCTGGGTGTAACCAGTTCCCTCGTTAAGTATATACCAGATGGCACTTTGCTGCTTGCTCTTTCTGGTATTAGTAGTGGGAAAGAGGCAGAAAAATATAAGATTGAAGGTGTGCGAGGCTTATTGGTAGGTGAAGCACTAATGAAATcagatgatgttgatgcTTTTATCCAGGAACTAGTTAAGTga
- the MIR1 gene encoding Mir1p (similar to Ashbya gossypii AER450C), whose amino-acid sequence MSGYQVPNYSLSDYAKFALAGAIGCGATHSAMVPIDVVKTRIQLDPTKYNTGMIGSFRRIIGEEGAAALLTGFGPTLLGYSLQGAFKFGGYEVFKKAFVDALGYDTACQYRTSIYISSAAIAEFFADIALCPLEATRIRLVSQPTFANGLIGGFARIMKEEGVGSFYNGFTPILFKQIPYNIAKFVVYEHAANAYYGLAGGKEKLSANISTGINLLAGLTAGLAAAIVSQPADTLLSKVNKTKKAPGQSTVGLLIQLAKQLGVVGSFAGLPTRLVMVGSLTSLQFGIYGRLKQSLNCGPAVEIGNH is encoded by the coding sequence ATGTCTGGTTACCAAGTTCCTAACTACTCATTATCTGATTATGCTAAGTTTGCCTTAGCGGGAGCTATTGGGTGTGGTGCGACCCATTCTGCAATGGTTCCGATCGATGTTGTGAAAACGAGAATTCAGTTAGATCCAACCAAGTACAACACTGGTATGATTGGATCTTTCAGAAGGATTATTGGCGAGGAAGGAGCGGCAGCTCTTTTGACTGGTTTTGGACCAACTTTGTTGGGTTATTCGTTGCAAGGTGCCTTCAAGTTTGGTGGTTATGAGGTCTTTAAGAAGGCTTTTGTTGATGCTTTGGGTTATGATACAGCGTGTCAGTACAGAACTTCTATTTACATTAGTTCTGCTGCTATTGCTGAGTTTTTTGCTGATATTGCTTTGTGTCCTTTGGAAGCCACTAGAATTAGATTGGTTTCTCAACCCACGTTTGCTAATGGGTTGATTGGAGGTTTTGCAAGGATTATGAAGGAGGAAGGTGTTGGTTCCTTTTACAACGGGTTTACTCCAATCTTATTTAAGCAGATTCCATATAACATTGCCAAGTTTGTTGTATACGAGCATGCTGCTAACGCTTACTACGGCCTAGCGGGCGGTAAAGAGAAGTTGAGTGCTAATATTAGCACGGGCATCAACTTGTTGGCTGGTTTGACTGCTGGTTTGGCTGCTGCTATTGTTTCTCAACCAGCGGACACTTTGCTCTCCAAGGTTAATAAGACTAAGAAGGCCCCAGGTCAATCTACTGTTGGTTTGTTGATCCAACTAGCCAAACAACTAGGTGTTGTCGGTTCTTTTGCTGGTTTGCCAACTCGTCTAGTTATGGTCGGTAGTTTAACCTCCTTACAATTCGGTATCTACGGCAGATTGAAGCAGTCCTTGAACTGTGGACCCGCTGTCGAAATTGGGAACCACTAA
- the DOA1 gene encoding Doa1p (similar to Ashbya gossypii AER448W), whose product MYELSCTLLGHEQDVRSVAVINNEQIISGSRDGTVRVWSKNESVDGKWDSGKIMHRTSKFVNCVCFEQKEHLVFYGDQESLVRGVSPLISMEQEATYVLQGHRSNVCGLDSKDGWVITSSWDSTAKVWYEGELKFILAGHTAAVWHAIILPGNNRFLTASADKTIKLWEGSVNLETFTNIHSDVVRYLIASPNGDKFLSCSNDYTVKQNDMKGRTLQTYEGHESFVYCVKYLPNGGVVSCGEDRSVRIWDASGYLKQVITLPAVSVWSVDVMPNGDIVAGSSDNAIRIFTTDINRRASTADIEELKKAVENSTISSQAMEFDESKLSPYEILNRPGKKEGQVVVVRSPTGVTEAHQFSGGQWSKIGDVIGASGNDQKAEFEGKLYDYVFDVDIKEGASVLKLPLNANDNPYDVADKFIARHDLPLTYKDQIVNFILKNTQTASFDTKTSVGNSTIPYGTRTRKVLPVTLYLSIDNFNPDTLFNGITKLNALENSFEDNDLVAIATGLQAPESNYELLYANADIIHSSWKNPTPAYDIMRIIVHKLPSADIISKYVEHGLDSSKPALSMLTIRILANAFKNPLWGIGLMSSRAMYDSVFELIDAEYPNCSANQQSGIAIAVSTLLYNYTVLSVKEHNLDITSTLASVLNSKYGPSSFFQDHEEAAYRLVVAYGNLSTVEPSVAQFSNTISWLKHVKQKYGHLTKFQDVFNDM is encoded by the coding sequence ATGTATGAATTAAGTTGTACTCTGTTGGGGCACGAGCAAGATGTTAGGAGTGTCGCAGTGATCAATAATGAACAAATTATATCGGGATCTAGGGATGGTACTGTTCGCGTTTGGAGTAAGAATGAATCTGTTGATGGGAAATGGGATTCGGGCAAAATTATGCATAGAACTTCCAAATTTGTGAATTGTGTATGCTTTGAACAGAAAGAGCATTTAGTTTTCTACGGAGACCAAGAATCACTTGTTAGGGGTGTATCTCCACTGATTTCTATGGAGCAGGAAGCGACTTACGTCTTACAAGGTCATAGGAGTAATGTTTGTGGGCTTGACTCAAAAGATGGATGGGTTATCACTAGCAGTTGGGACAGCACGGCCAAGGTATGGTATGAAGGTGAGTTGAAGTTTATATTGGCCGGCCATACAGCGGCTGTGTGGCACGCAATTATTCTACCAGGAAATAACCGATTTTTAACTGCTTCTGCAGATAAGACGATAAAACTGTGGGAAGGTTCTGTAAATTTAGAGACATTTACAAATATTCACAGTGATGTGGTGCGCTATCTAATTGCCTCTCCAAATGGTGACAAGTTCCTAAGTTGTTCGAATGATTATACGGTAAAGCAGAATGATATGAAGGGTCGCACCCTGCAGACATATGAGGGTCACGAAAGCTTCGTCTATTGTGTGAAGTATCTGCCCAATGGGGGAGTTGTAAGCTGTGGTGAGGATAGATCTGTTCGAATTTGGGATGCTTCAGGTTACCTAAAGCAGGTGATTACACTGCCTGCGGTTTCTGTATGGTCCGTGGATGTCATGCCAAATGGTGATATTGTGGCTGGTAGCAGTGATAATGCTATCCGAATATTCACTACAGATATTAATCGTCGTGCCTCCACGGCAGATATTGAGGAATTGAAGAAAGCTGTTGAGAATAGTACAATTAGTTCTCAAGCAATGGAATTTGACGAGTCTAAATTGTCTCCATatgaaattttgaatcGTCCGGGTAAAAAGGAAGGCCAAGTTGTCGTAGTGAGGTCTCCAACTGGTGTAACTGAGGCACATCAATTTTCTGGCGGCCAATGGTCTAAAATTGGCGATGTTATCGGTGCTTCAGGAAATGATCAAAAAGCAGAATTTGAAGGTAAGCTGTATGATTATGTGTTTGATGTTGATATAAAGGAGGGTGCTTCTGTCCTGAAGCTTCCGCTAAACGCAAACGATAACCCTTATGATGTCGCAGACAAGTTTATTGCACGCCATGACTTACCTCTCACTTATAAGGATCAAATAGTAAACTTCATTCTGAAGAATACACAAACTGCTTCATTCGACACTAAAACCTCTGTAGGTAATTCTACAATACCGTACGGCACGCGAACTAGAAAAGTGCTTCCTGTGACGTTATACCTAAGTATTGATAACTTCAATCCAGATACGCTGTTTAACGGCATTACTAAGCTTAATGCACTGGAAAAcagttttgaagataacGATCTTGTCGCAATTGCCACCGGTTTACAAGCACCTGAATCGAATTACGAGTTGCTCTATGCTAATGCAGACATTATACATTCTTCATGGAAAAATCCAACCCCAGCATATGACATCATGAGAATAATAGTCCATAAGTTACCCAGTGCTGACATAATAAGCAAATATGTTGAACATGGATTAGATTCCTCGAAACCAGCTCTTTCAATGTTAACAATTAGAATACTAGCCAACGCATTCAAAAACCCGCTTTGGGGGATTGGTTTAATGTCGTCTCGGGCGATGTACGATTCTGTGTTTGAACTCATAGATGCAGAATATCCTAACTGTTCAGCAAACCAACAGTCCGGTATTGCTATAGCTGTTTCTACTCTCCTATACAACTATACCGTTCTAAGCGTCAAGGAACATAATTTGGATATTACTTCCACACTTGCATCTGTGCTGAACAGCAAGTATGGCCCTTCGAGTTTTTTCCAAGATCATGAAGAGGCTGCATATAGATTAGTGGTAGCCTATGGGAACTTAAGCACGGTAGAACCATCTGTCGCCCAATTTTCCAACACCATTTCATGGTTAAAACATgtgaaacaaaaatatggTCACTTGACCAAATTCCAGGATGTTTTCAACGACAtgtaa
- the SAC1 gene encoding phosphatidylinositol-3-phosphatase SAC1 (similar to Ashbya gossypii AER447C) produces MRGPLLHVRVNDRLLFKQSSLSGSKIVLSVSPYERGITVVDPDMFPNRYDYRKIAALIGIIRMKNNRYVITANRVEDAGVLNGHKFFKVVEHSVIPVKKDAKMHSEESQYVALLEAHLSKAALYFSYTYDLTNSIQRNEQHGAASWRTAESRFFWNYYISESLRELSGDHPSVDDFIVPMIYGFVKVVDTVFKDIPIKLALLTRRSRFRAGTRYFRRGIDQNGNVANFNETEQILLVQNSKSQQIHLFSFLQTRGSVPVYWSEVNALKYKPNLLIGANGSLGAFKEHFKEQKQYYGKNYVVNLVNQKGYELPVKETFESTVDAADDTGISYVYFDFHAECSKMRWHRVKLLIEQLQGVGWDSNDFFHKTLCHDGTTDVVLSLQKSIVRTNCMDCVDRTNVAQSVLANWVLQKQLEASMAVTVNVPWEIDPNLLSNYQNIWADNADAISCAYSGTGALKTDFTRTGKRTYTGAMKDFANSAFRYYRNNFTDGPRQDSYDIFLGNFRPYETAVQSPFIDRRPFVIQLMPTILYAALTVIIATIMFPKGYFFSLKNLTFFAGSSLIALLTIRFIVQHGMQYVNWPKLCDLGYVEIVYNHNKEQVFKGITYTPSSDFVKPNFLKRD; encoded by the coding sequence ATGCGTGGACCATTATTACATGTTAGAGTCAATGACAGGTTACTGTTCAAGCAGTCATCCTTGTCTGGGTCGAAGATTGTGCTATCTGTGTCACCCTATGAACGGGGTATTACAGTAGTAGATCCCGATATGTTTCCAAATCGTTATGACTATCGTAAAATTGCTGCTTTAATTGGTATAATTAGGATGAAGAATAATAGATATGTGATTACCGCCAATAGGGTGGAAGATGCAGGTGTGTTGAATGGCCataaatttttcaaagttgtAGAGCACTCGGTGATTCCTGTTAAGAAGGATGCTAAAATGCACTCTGAGGAGTCCCAATACGTTGCGTTGTTGGAGGCTCATTTGTCAAAAGCAGCACTATATTTTTCATACACCTATGATCTAACGAATTCAATTCAAAGAAATGAACAACATGGAGCTGCATCTTGGAGAACAGCTGAAAGTAGgtttttttggaattaCTACATCTCTGAAAGTTTGCGTGAACTCTCTGGTGATCATCCTTCGGTGGATGATTTCATTGTTCCAATGATTTACGGATTTGTGAAAGTTGTTGATACCGTTTTCAAGGATATACCTATAAAGCTTGCTTTATTAACTAGAAGGAGTCGTTTTCGCGCTGGAACAAGGTATTTCCGTCGTGGAATTGATCAGAATGGAAATGTTGCCAATTTTAACGAAACAGAACAGATATTGCTTGTACAGAATTCAAAATCGCAGCAGATTCACCTGTTCTCGTTCTTGCAAACAAGAGGCTCTGTGCCTGTGTATTGGTCGGAGGTTAATGCTTTGAAGTATAAACCTAATTTACTCATCGGTGCTAATGGATCGCTTGGTGCATTCAAAGAGCACttcaaagaacaaaagCAGTATTATGGTAAAAATTATGTAGTGAATTTGGTCAATCAAAAAGGCTATGAATTACCTGTTAAAGAAACATTTGAATCGACTGTAGATGCCGCAGATGACACAGGAATATCATATGTATACTTCGATTTTCATGCGGAGTGTAGCAAGATGAGGTGGCATAGGGTCAAGTTGCTAATTGAGCAGTTACAAGGCGTAGGGTGGGATAGTAACGATTTCTTCCACAAGACATTATGCCATGATGGGACTACCGACGTTGTTCTCTCTTTGCAGAAATCTATCGTCAGGACCAATTGTATGGACTGTGTAGACAGGACCAATGTTGCACAGTCTGTCTTAGCCAATTGGGTGTTGCAAAAGCAACTTGAAGCGTCTATGGCGGTTACAGTTAATGTGCCCTGGGAAATTGATCCCaatttattatcaaattatCAGAATATTTGGGCTGATAATGCAGATGCAATTAGCTGTGCTTATTCGGGGACCGGAGCATTGAAAACCGACTTTACTAGGACTGGCAAGCGTACTTACACTGGTGCAATGAAAGATTTTGCAAATTCTGCATTCCGTTATTATCGAAACAACTTTACCGATGGTCCAAGGCAAGACAGTTACGATATATTTTTAGGTAACTTTAGACCATATGAGACAGCTGTCCAATCGCCATTTATCGATAGAAGACCATTCGTGATCCAGTTGATGCCAACCATTCTTTATGCTGCCTTAACAGTTATTATTGCCACTATAATGTTTCCAAAAGGCTATTTCTTCAGTCTAAAGAACCTGACATTTTTCGCTGGATCCTCCTTAATTGCCCTACTAACCATACGTTTCATAGTACAACATGGAATGCAATATGTGAACTGGCCAAAGTTATGTGACTTAGGCTATGTAGAGATTGTATACAATCATAACAAGGAACAAGTCTTTAAGGGTATTACCTATACTCCAAGCTCTGATTTTGTCAAACccaattttttgaaaagagaCTGA